From a region of the Zingiber officinale cultivar Zhangliang chromosome 10B, Zo_v1.1, whole genome shotgun sequence genome:
- the LOC122029187 gene encoding transcription factor MYB88-like has protein sequence MLSSPPALAFASEGEGFRWMKSLRPFSPPGKIEVELKKQSSCYLELINKTDQYLAFKLFGFCNLTNQATCHCLKLSDNQAQKMFGNRWTEIAKVVSGRTDNAVKNRFSTLCKKRAKFEASSKENSVPSLDPSNKRVLVEEPSIAILIGEPSTSNKQMGYHISPLKETIEAHRRSLGEHGPAQHLQRPPLLEVQNFDTVNQSSASNKVSQATFLGRDDPKLTALLQQAELLTTLSKKVNAENTNQSLDEAWKELQEYLIQTEDSGLLRKRIANFVIRLLKYQMSVGMILVGWKMSRGNCKRF, from the exons ATGCTCTCCTCGCCGCCCGCCCTTGCCTTTGCCTCAGAAGGAGAGGGGTTCCGCTGGATGAAGTCTTTGAGGCCCTTTTCGCCGCCTGGGAAGATTGAGG TTGAGTTGAAGAAGCAGAGCTCGTGTTACCTGGAGCTAATTAACAAGACAGATCAGTACCTTGCCTTTAAG TTGTTTGGGTTTTGTAATCTAACTAATCAAGCTACCTGTCATTGCTTGAAGCTTTCTGACAATCAGGCACAAAAGATGTTTGGCAACAGATGGACAGAGATTGCAAAGGTTGTATCAGGAAG AACAGATAACGCTGTAAAGAACCGCTTCTCCACCCTCTGCAAGAAAAGGGCAAAATTTGAGGCTTCATCCAAGGAGAATAGTGTTCCATCTTTGGACCCAAGCAATAAGAGGGTTCTTGTTGAAGAACCATCTATAGCAATACTAATAGGGGAACCATCGACATCAAATAAGCAGATGGG GTATCACATCTCTCCTCTCAAAGAGACAATTGAAGCACATAGGAGATCTCTTGGGGAACATGGTCCAGCTCAACATCTGCAAAGGCCACCTCTATTAGAAGTTCAAAACTTTGACACAGTTAATCAGTCATCAG CTTCCAATAAGGTTAGTCAAGCAACTTTCCTTGGGAGAGATGACCCAAAACTAACTGCCTTGTTGCAACAAGCTGAATTGCTGACTACCCTTTCCAAGAAGGTTAATGCAGAAAATACCAACCAAAGTCTTGATGAGGCTTGGAAG GAGCTTCAAGAGTACTTGATTCAAACTGAAGACAGTGGGCTACTAAGAAAAAGAATTGCTAATTTTGTAATCAG GTTGTTGAAGTACCAAATGTCAGTTGGGATGATATTGGTGGGCTGGAAAATGTCAAGAGGGAACTGCAAGAG attctga